A stretch of the Ischnura elegans chromosome 13 unlocalized genomic scaffold, ioIscEleg1.1 SUPER_13_unloc_3, whole genome shotgun sequence genome encodes the following:
- the LOC124172942 gene encoding zinc finger protein OZF-like, with translation MMHKQASLISGVGGTRSVARCESGCDTPVIPNTLRMIRVSKRRSCAEAVVGNKDELSYCETKNAVKGHRSNDTSYHCYHCTGGFSTKSELIKHIETHFAANNLDIDAVSCEVLDVKCANSKRQGLRQKGNGRLKEIFGGTQEKGKDRKGRRFAVGADPCVESVSSKSFPGDRDIKKGKCSGAKERPYSCSVCYKCFTLSSTLNKHMRIHTGERPYSCSVCNKSFSQSSNLNTHMLTHKGDKTFSCSICCKSFSRNYDLTVHMRIHTEDKPYSCSICRKSFTESGNLTHHMRIHTGDKPYSCSVCNKSFSLSGNLNKHMRTHTGERPYSCTICCKSFSRSNNLTVHMRIHTADKPYSCSICRKSFTQSSTLNMHVRTHTGERPFSCTICCKSFSKSYNLSTHTRIHTGDGPYSCNVCSKSFSHKSTLDYHLRAHRGEKPYSCSECGKSFSGKSHLVRHFRTHM, from the coding sequence ATGATGCACAAACAGGCATCCCTAATCAGTGGAGTCGGAGGCACAAGGTCTGTTGCAAGGTGTGAAAGTGGTTGTGATACACCAGTTATCCCTAATACCCTTAGGATGATCAGAGTCAGTAAAAGGAGGAGTTGTGCAGAGGCAGTCGTGGGGAACAAAGATGAGTTAAGTTATTGTGAGACGAAAAATGCTGTAAAGGGTCACAGATCAAACGACACTTCATATCATTGCTACCACTGCACAGGTGGATTCAGCACCAAAAGTGAGCTCATCAAACACATTGAAACTCATTTTGCTGCCAACAATTTGGACATTGATGCTGTGTCATGCGAGGTGCTAGATGTAAAATGTGCAAATAGTAAAAGACAAGGGCTGAGGCAAAAAGGGAATGGGCGTCTAAAGGAAATATTCGGAGGGACTCAGGAGAAAGGAAAGGATAGAAAAGGGAGAAGATTTGCAGTAGGAGCTGACCCATGTGTAGAAAGTGTCTCCTCAAAATCCTTCCCTGGTGATAGAGACATCAAAAAGGGAAAGTGTTCAGGAGCAAAAGAGAGGCCTTATTCATGTAGTGTGTGTTATAAGTGTTTCACTCTTAGTTCTACTCTCAACAAACACATGCGCAtacacacaggagagaggccttattcctgtagtgtatgcaataagtcattctctcagaGTAGCAACCTCAACACCCATATGCTTACACACAAAGGAGACAAAACTTTTTCATGTAGCATTTGCTGTAAATCATTTAGTCGTAATTATGACCTCACCGTGCACATGCGCATACACACAGAAgataaaccttattcctgtagtaTCTGCAGGAAGTCCTTCACTGAAAGTGGTAACCTTACCCACCACATGCGCATACACACAGGTgataaaccttattcctgtagtgtatgcaataagtcattctctctgAGTGGCAACCTCAACAAGCATATGCGTACACATACAGGAGAGAGGCCTTATTCATGTacaatatgctgtaaatcattcagtcgtagTAATAACCTTACCGTGCACATGCGCATACACACAGCAgataaaccttattcctgtagtaTCTGCAGGAAATCCTTCACTCAAAGTAGCACCCTCAACATGCATGTCcgtacccacacaggagagaggcCTTTTTCATGTACAATATGCTGCAAATCTTTCTCTAAGAGTTACAACCTAAGCACACACACACGTATACACACAGGAGACGGACCGTATTCATGCAATGTCTGCAGCAAGTCCTTTTCTCACAAGTCCACCCTTGACTATCATTTGCGTGCTCATAGAGGGGAGAAACCCTATTCGTGCAGCGAATGTGGGAAATCTTTCTCTGGAAAGAGTCACCTCGTGAGGCATTTCCGTACACACATGTGA